The DNA segment CTATCTCTTAGCTTTCTTCTTCCCCAAGGTTTTAACCCTATCAAGGGTATCAGAGCCGTTCCGATCTCCAGTCGGAATTACTTTCGATTACCATGACTAACACTCGCAATCAAGAAATTGACAGCACTCTCAAAGAATATAGCAAGGCAATCTCAAATCTCCAAGAAACCCTAGCCGCCATGTTGAAACAACAAGAACAGTCGATGAAACAACAAGAAGAGATCTTACGAGCACTCAAGGAGCATTCAAGCGGTGGCAGTTTTAGTGGCGGCGGAGGCGGCCCAGATAAAGGGCTGTTTAGCGATGATTTGCGGACGGGTACTCGGCCTATGCGGGTCGGGAAGGTTGAATTTCCTCGGTTTTCAGGTGAAGATGTGGAGGATGGGCTGCAACCCGAAGATGTCAAAATAACACCTCCGGTTAACGCTTCAAAACTTCCGTTGCTTCCAGATCCAACAGGAGTCCCTGGGCCACCAACTTATTAACCAACAACTATTAACGCGAAGCACTTGTCAGGTGAGGAACTAGAGTTAAAAAAGTCAAAAGGAGAATGCTTTTGGTGCACTGAAAAGTTCGTTCCAGGACACAAGTGCAAAAAGAAACAACTTTTTGTGATTAATGTGGAAGGCGATGAGGAAACTGAACAAGACGACAACGGTTAAGGATTGAATTGAAGAGCTTACTTTTTGAGGGCAAAAAGTAGGTTAAAAGGGGAGTATTGTTACGtatcttatttattttagttttattactATTGTTAAGTCAAGAGATTAGGATGTTATTTTGGTTTAGTTTGGGGGTGTCTTGTGTAAGTGTCTTGTTTATTTAATTGGTTTACGTATGGAATGAAAATCAGCCAGAATTTGAGTCAAATTTCCTTCTCTCTCTTAGCTTTCTTCTTCCCGAAGGTTTTAAACCTATCAGTCAAACACATAAAAAGTAGACAGTGTATTTTTTTACACGTAGAACTTCCTAAatagttttgtcaaaaaaaaCAAGATTATATAATAGTTATCAACCATTGTTTACCGTCAGAAACTTTGGGCAAAAAATCGTTTAGACCCGACCCTTTCAATGTGGCACTCTAGTTTGTATTCCAAATCTACATAAGAGCATAAAAGTAATCAAAATGCATATGTTGTGCAGAATTATGATACCCACAACTTGTAAATGGCATGCAGCTGACTGAATTCTGTAGCCTTCAAAGATAACATGTACATGTCTTTGAGTTTGTTGGCATCTCCGGTCTGCTGGGAAGAAGCAACAGATTTGTTTGTGGCTGCAGGAAGAGCCACCGATAGCATACTTTTTAACGTCGTCTGCAGCCGGCCCCAAAACCGCTCATGCACCCTGCAATCGTCTTTTTGTAATGTAATTCCATTTGCAGGCACGTGTCGTCCTTCAAGCAAAGTATTCAGGGCAGATTCCAGCATCTGCAATTAGTTAAATAACTGTCAGCTGTGTAAAATTAAATGCCACACTTCAAATTCACCAAAAGCGTTCAAATAAAGACTAAAGGTTTCCTTTTAAccacaaaataataattatatctCAAAGTTCTAATCCAGAATGGAGTAAAAtactaaaatgccattttcgtccatgaggtttggccatttttgcaactttcgtccaaaagttggtttttccgcatctggattcaaaaagtttgaaatcttgtcattttcatacGGCTAgtttaactccatccatttttcaaGTCAGGTGTATTTTCGTtgttttgttaacttaaagggcaatgcggttttttcactttatgtacaagcatttaaaatacctctgaccTAATCCGttagaccgaattgccctttaagttaacaaaaatgacggaaatacccctgactttgacttaacggagaatatgaatggagttaacgagccggatgaaaatggaaagagttcaaaccttttggatcagatgcggaaaaacagacctttggacgaaagttgcaaaactgaccaaacctcggggacaaaaaatggcattttactctccAGAatgtaaaggaaaagaaatatgTAATTAAGTGCAACAACAGAGCTGTGTCTACATACCACATATGCATGAGACAACTTCGACAATCTACAAGACAAATCCGCCATCTCAATCAAAATGGTCAAATACATCGTAGAATGTGTTTTAGGCCCATAAAACTGCATAGACTTGTGCCAGTTCCTCTCAGCCATAGACGAGAACTGTTTCGCTCTTTGAAATGTATTATTTTCACCTTTCGACAGATTACTTTTCTTCAGTTCCATCTCCAATAATCTCAGACCACGATCCCTCTGGTAGCACGCAAGCTGAAAGTACGCATACGCGGCCTCTTGTTTCCTCAAATCCCCCAATAACTCATACATACACAATGCCTCACTGATTGCATCACTAGCCGTAATCTCACACTTCCCAAAATCCTTTTTAGATTTATACACTTTAGCCGTGGTATTCTCTCTAGCCAGAAGCATACCGAGCCTTAGATATGTATGCGCAAATTGCGTATATACATCATTGCTAAGATCACCGCGTATTGCAATTGCATCACTGGCATCAACTTGCTTTTTTGCTGCTCTATAGTATCTGAGTGACTCGCAATACTGAGATTTTGCAGCGTCTAGCTTTTGGTTGAACGTGTTCTTGAAAACCGGGTGATCTCTAAAAGGCTCCATTTGCGATACGATCTCCTCAGCTGCAGACCGTCTTCCATGGCCCAAATTTAAGTTaattaaaacaatgttattgtgATCGGAAACCTTTTTGAATGAAGAGATAGCTTCGGAAAAAGCTTCTTCGGCTTTGCTAATCTCTTTTCTTTCCAGTCTCCTTCGGCCCAACTCGTTGCAGACCCATCCTTTCTTCTTAACGAGAGACTGTAACTCAGAAGAAGTAGTAGGATGATCGTCTAAACATTTTATGGCTTCTTCATAACAAATACGAGCGCTAGTTAGATTATGATCTGCGTCGATATGCTCGTAACCGTCAATGTATCTGAAAATCCCACCATCATTCGACGGTTTTTCTTCCTGGGTATCTTTACAAGATTTTGCGTCTTCATTTTCATTCATGATATTTTGAGAAATCACTTTTGGAATGATTTTTTCGGTCTGCTTTTTTCCACGGCTAAAACGAGTGTTTCGGGTAGTACTACTACTTGCACTACTGCCGCTGCTGACGCGATCACTCTGGCAGCTACAGTTGACTAATGAGCAAGACGAGCAGCTCTGGTTAGATTTCGCAAGTTTTTTCTTGAGCCGTTGAAGTTCTTTCTCAACCTGAGGTGACATTTTTAACTCACGAGCGGCAGCAGGTGGCGATTTAGTCTTTTGATTCTCCAAATGGAATTCGACATACACGTCTCCAACTAGCGTCCATGCTTTAGCCCAAAAAAGATAATGATCTATCTCATAGGATGACCAACTGGAACTCATTGAAGAGATAAATCTAGAATCTTCTAGATGTTGTGGCATGGATCCGTATACCAAACACGCTAAACGGACGACTTTTAACGCTTGATGTGACTGGCCATCAACTATGTAGGCTTCTCCAAGGGCTAGATACGATTCTCCAAGCAAAAGAACAAGTTTCCATAACTTGTCGTCTAGTTTCGATGTCGGAAGCCACTTCCTAATGTCGCAAACTTCAATGCAATCAGTATCACCACACGCACAAACGGATAACTCAACGGGTAACCCTGCTGCGTGATGATCAGGTTCACCGAGGTAACTTTTGGAGCCTTGTAGCTGTCGTCTCCACCTTAGAGACTTAATAGCTTGTGACACGTGGTGTATCGCAGCCAATTTAGAGGATATTAGATCAGCATTAGCTTCCACTACAGAGTTACAAGTCGGCTGCACTACAACATCTCCTGATTCAGCCTCGTTTGACACCAAAAGTTTCCGGGATCCGCGCCCGGGTGAATCTGAATCTTCCTCGTTTGGGATGAAACTTTCACGGATTCTTAAACTAGAGATCCCGTTCAAGCATTCATCTGGCTCGTCTTCAGCATCAACAACAATGTTTTCAGAGCCCAGAGGGAGCACTTCAGATGTCAAATCCAGATCTTCATCATAATCTAGAAGTAACCTTGCAAATTGCTCATGAGCAAATGCGCGTACAACCTATTGGTCACACACAATGTAGTAATACAAAATTAGCTTGACATGTGAAAGTAATAGCAGTATATATTTATGAAAGAAAGAGTCGACTCAGGGTGAAATACCAGTTGATCTGGCTGATCAAGGAAATCAAGACATTTCTTTAACAGCCTTGCACACCTTGCCCTGTTATGCTGAGACTGCTGCAGAAAACATGCATTAGAAATATGTAACATATGTAACCGTCTATTCACTACTACTAGAGTTACCAAGTTCAACCCGACACGAacaaacctaacacgaaatttgtGGGTTCAGGTTCAGTCGAAACGGATTCAGGTCAGTTTTAAGTTGAACCCGCAAAcctgtttagctaaacgggtcgggtttgggtCAACCCGGTCGGGTTGATGGGTTGGCCCGTTTAACccattaatattatattatacttttttacaatatgttttatgacaTAAATTAAATTGGGTATGTATCTTATGCCCATAGCTACAACTTAAAAAGAGAAGTTGACGtaaaattttataatttaaatgtaatTGCATTACATACATTTGTATGTTTTGTAGTAAACTTCAATTTCAATATATTAATTtgcgaaaaaaaaaattaaaaattaaaaaattatggTTGAATGGGTCGTGTTCAGGTCAACCCACAAAtattcgggtcgtgttcgggttcatatgtgtATGACACGATTTTCAGGTTCAACTCGTGTTCGGGTTCATCTAAAATTTTTGGGTTTGGGTCGGGTTGAATGCGtcaacccgcgaacacgacccgtttagcaccccaaTGTCAACCCAATCCAAGCTCTTCCCATTTGACACGTCATCCAACACGCCCAACCCGCCCATTGCACGACCTCTACTATGtcctgagagagagagagagagggaatgGAATAGAAGCCCCACCACTGAAAGTGAAAGCCTGTGAGCAACACGATAAAGTAGGGTTCCTAGCGAGAGTAAAGAATCGCTTCTCCCTCTATCAATTAAAGAAGGTATATAGGTAGAGTCATCATCACAGCTGTTAGTGGCACGACTCTTTGACATAACAGAAAGATCAAATAGTTGAATGTTATCCTCGCCAGCATTTTTGTACAGCTGTACACACCCAGAAAAAAGAATCAGTGTATCAGTAAAGAAAACAAGCGTAATAAAAAGCTAGAAAAAGACTTAACCAGCGcaaaaagagaagaaaagaagTACCCAATAAGCTCCAGGGTCTTGCTTGCAATTTTCTTGAAGGAAGCGCAGAACAGAATGGCCATTTTGCCGGACAATATAAGGATGAAAAGCAGGAGTGCCATCTTCGGATACACCCTTAGAAACAAATATATCATCCGTTTTCAGCAGCTCGTATCCCTGAACAACACCGTTTTCATGGTAACAGATGGCTAATTCCGGTACACTTGCCATCACATTATCCAACCATGCGTCAAGCCAAGTTAATGGACCAACCTGACAAACGATAAATTAAATTAAAGTGAGAACTAAGCAGGTAGGCAAAAAAGTAACAGAATAAACCGAGACAAGTGGGTGTATGGCAGTTGTGTAACGGGTTTGGTCATTTGGCCCGTCAACACATCCCACATTGGGTTGGGTCTACCTATTACCACTTTTTGTTCTTTTCTATAGAACAACTGCAGATTATAATGTGTTACTTACAATTACAAAAACATTTATTATTACAAAAAATTCTAAACCGTTGAATAGAAGGATTTGGGACTTGGGAGGTTGTATACTATACAATAAAAGTAGCCTTTCGGCGACTTCCAACCCATTCTACTCTGGTCCCTTCTAGTTAAACTTTTGAGTGAAGcacacggatagtccctgtggttttccaaaattttggatttggtccctagctatccaaaagtacatggatggtgtttgcactttgtaacgcatttagtccccaaccaacaaatctaaCGGTTTCAGGAGGTCCAAGTTATGGACCATAGTTACCTAATTCGTGGTTCGCTCCGGTACGGGTACGTGGTTCGGGTACGCGATTCGCTAGTGGTGACGTTTTCGGTACAAAGGGGGGTAGGTTCATTTCGGTACGAACCGGTACAGCGTACCATAGAGTTCGGTTCGTTGTACACAAATTAAAATAGAAATTCCAAAATTCAAATTATCAAACATAAATATAAACATTGAAGGTTAAAGATAAAAATGGAAATTGAATAGGAGTAGAAATTGATGATGTAATTTGGTTAAatgttatgtatatatataatgttaatttatactttttatgtatatgtatagataagtttataagtttaaggaccaaatgtaaactagtaaagatagagggggttaaacGTTTAAGTACACAAACTAGTTTTACACTTTTTATGTAGAAAAATACAAGTTTTAGTGTTTAAATGTAAACTAGTAAAAATAGAGGGGTTAAATGTTGAAATAACTAAACTTATTTAAAccaaaaaaaccctaaaacacacCCATACGCTACGCAGCCGCTCTTCTTCTTCCCCCTTCTTTCTTCACCTTCTTCCTGGACACATTGTTTAAACTAACTCAGCATGTTCTCGCCTAAAATTAGCCATGTATCGTTGTACCAAAACGATTTAGAACACCTTACCAGTTGAATCGAAACATGGTACCAATTCAATTCGGATCGCAAAATAACAAGAAGCGGATCGCTGTACCCAACCGATTTGGAACTTCGAACCAGTTCAATCTGAAACGCCGTACCACATCGTTCCGGTACGACTGCGAATTGCGATTGGGTACACCA comes from the Helianthus annuus cultivar XRQ/B chromosome 4, HanXRQr2.0-SUNRISE, whole genome shotgun sequence genome and includes:
- the LOC110936475 gene encoding uncharacterized protein LOC110936475 isoform X2, whose protein sequence is MEKSPSSSPIPSREGSPELQCVGELEIAKPKPPVGFLCGSIPVTDKPFTAFGSALVPSASTEEAPRYRVIPTETNLKTLPFRPNIPDRVLPMVAAHTRTGGDLPYGSGTIASNLRKKGEALAVSGLTEHEDEIDVIAPADILKQIFKIPYSRARLSIAVHRIGQSLILNTGPDVEEGEKLVRRHKQQSQSAEKSIFWNFAMHSVRMEACDLPTAQNSKSDERLNTSFLTGNNETGEGEEFKYPQPKAKHDSIFLGVKNNQRNKDCDAVKKVSKVKETPRPSMQESDMYRRMNRDGFLRVLFWKFNNLRMFLGSDLLIFSNDKHVAVSLHLWDVSRQVGPLTWLDAWLDNVMASVPELAICYHENGVVQGYELLKTDDIFVSKGVSEDGTPAFHPYIVRQNGHSVLRFLQENCKQDPGAYWLYKNAGEDNIQLFDLSVMSKSRATNSCDDDSTYIPSLIDRGRSDSLLSLGTLLYRVAHRLSLSVSQHNRARCARLLKKCLDFLDQPDQLVVRAFAHEQFARLLLDYDEDLDLTSEVLPLGSENIVVDAEDEPDECLNGISSLRIRESFIPNEEDSDSPGRGSRKLLVSNEAESGDVVVQPTCNSVVEANADLISSKLAAIHHVSQAIKSLRWRRQLQGSKSYLGEPDHHAAGLPVELSVCACGDTDCIEVCDIRKWLPTSKLDDKLWKLVLLLGESYLALGEAYIVDGQSHQALKVVRLACLVYGSMPQHLEDSRFISSMSSSWSSYEIDHYLFWAKAWTLVGDVYVEFHLENQKTKSPPAAARELKMSPQVEKELQRLKKKLAKSNQSCSSCSLVNCSCQSDRVSSGSSASSSTTRNTRFSRGKKQTEKIIPKVISQNIMNENEDAKSCKDTQEEKPSNDGGIFRYIDGYEHIDADHNLTSARICYEEAIKCLDDHPTTSSELQSLVKKKGWVCNELGRRRLERKEISKAEEAFSEAISSFKKVSDHNNIVLINLNLGHGRRSAAEEIVSQMEPFRDHPVFKNTFNQKLDAAKSQYCESLRYYRAAKKQVDASDAIAIRGDLSNDVYTQFAHTYLRLGMLLARENTTAKVYKSKKDFGKCEITASDAISEALCMYELLGDLRKQEAAYAYFQLACYQRDRGLRLLEMELKKSNLSKGENNTFQRAKQFSSMAERNWHKSMQFYGPKTHSTMYLTILIEMADLSCRLSKLSHAYVMLESALNTLLEGRHVPANGITLQKDDCRVHERFWGRLQTTLKSMLSVALPAATNKSVASSQQTGDANKLKDMYMLSLKATEFSQLHAIYKLWVS
- the LOC110936475 gene encoding uncharacterized protein LOC110936475 isoform X1, whose amino-acid sequence is MEKSPSSSPIPSREGSPELQCVGELEIAKPKPPVGFLCGSIPVTDKPFTAFGSALVPSASTEEAPRYRVIPTETNLKTLPFRPNIPDRVLPMVAAHTRTGGDLPYGSGTIASNLRKKGEALAVSGLTEHEDEIDVIAPADILKQIFKIPYSRARLSIAVHRIGQSLILNTGPDVEEGEKLVRRHKQQSQSAEKSIFWNFAMHSVRMEACDLPTAQNSKSDERLNTSFLTGNNETGEGEEFKYPQPKAKHDSIFLGVKNNQRNKDCDAVKKVSKVKETPRPSMQESDMYRRMNRDGFLRVLFWKFNNLRMFLGSDLLIFSNDKHVAVSLHLWDVSRQVGPLTWLDAWLDNVMASVPELAICYHENGVVQGYELLKTDDIFVSKGVSEDGTPAFHPYIVRQNGHSVLRFLQENCKQDPGAYWLYKNAGEDNIQLFDLSVMSKSRATNSCDDDSTYIPSLIDRGRSDSLLSLGTLLYRVAHRLSLSVQSQHNRARCARLLKKCLDFLDQPDQLVVRAFAHEQFARLLLDYDEDLDLTSEVLPLGSENIVVDAEDEPDECLNGISSLRIRESFIPNEEDSDSPGRGSRKLLVSNEAESGDVVVQPTCNSVVEANADLISSKLAAIHHVSQAIKSLRWRRQLQGSKSYLGEPDHHAAGLPVELSVCACGDTDCIEVCDIRKWLPTSKLDDKLWKLVLLLGESYLALGEAYIVDGQSHQALKVVRLACLVYGSMPQHLEDSRFISSMSSSWSSYEIDHYLFWAKAWTLVGDVYVEFHLENQKTKSPPAAARELKMSPQVEKELQRLKKKLAKSNQSCSSCSLVNCSCQSDRVSSGSSASSSTTRNTRFSRGKKQTEKIIPKVISQNIMNENEDAKSCKDTQEEKPSNDGGIFRYIDGYEHIDADHNLTSARICYEEAIKCLDDHPTTSSELQSLVKKKGWVCNELGRRRLERKEISKAEEAFSEAISSFKKVSDHNNIVLINLNLGHGRRSAAEEIVSQMEPFRDHPVFKNTFNQKLDAAKSQYCESLRYYRAAKKQVDASDAIAIRGDLSNDVYTQFAHTYLRLGMLLARENTTAKVYKSKKDFGKCEITASDAISEALCMYELLGDLRKQEAAYAYFQLACYQRDRGLRLLEMELKKSNLSKGENNTFQRAKQFSSMAERNWHKSMQFYGPKTHSTMYLTILIEMADLSCRLSKLSHAYVMLESALNTLLEGRHVPANGITLQKDDCRVHERFWGRLQTTLKSMLSVALPAATNKSVASSQQTGDANKLKDMYMLSLKATEFSQLHAIYKLWVS